A portion of the Deltaproteobacteria bacterium genome contains these proteins:
- a CDS encoding (2Fe-2S)-binding protein has product MTKTISVELFGRDKVLATFTFSESTLIDVKFDATGCQKFLDQLAALREMLLKLPESERNVLKPSAKVAEVYSTLKRQDHSTILIRELILRLRDQFQLPYKESELCHCRAVPTEVVDRAIVAGAHSVPAVARVTSAGTSCGTCKPDTELLIEYRLRPLA; this is encoded by the coding sequence ATGACCAAAACAATCAGCGTCGAATTATTCGGTCGTGACAAAGTGCTTGCGACTTTTACCTTCTCTGAATCGACTTTAATCGATGTTAAATTCGACGCCACAGGCTGCCAGAAATTTCTTGATCAGTTAGCAGCGCTTCGCGAGATGCTTTTGAAACTACCTGAATCCGAAAGAAACGTGCTGAAGCCGTCTGCAAAAGTGGCGGAAGTCTATTCGACCTTGAAACGACAAGATCATTCCACGATCTTGATTCGTGAATTAATATTGCGACTTCGAGATCAGTTCCAACTTCCTTATAAAGAATCCGAACTTTGCCATTGTCGAGCCGTTCCAACGGAAGTCGTCGATCGTGCAATCGTTGCTGGAGCACATTCTGTACCCGCAGTTGCGCGTGTGACGTCCGCCGGGACTTCGTGCGGTACCTGCAAACCCGATACTGAACTTTTAATTGAATACCGTCTACGACCGCTGGCGTGA
- a CDS encoding DHH family phosphoesterase, which translates to MTTGDRNSSQIPQLLRLAGSVWLTTHPQADGDGLACEAAMYLALKSMGKSVKIMNFEEPGDKYRFLFHPAPLFTDSSPIRVQVFDADLEPAPPDIIVLFDTNDFRLIEPIITWRSALSESGHEVPIIIIDHHQGEAPPDAYLWADKNAASSGEVLYKLFQALGVKIDPRIAGALYASLVFDTQNFRFIRSSASSHEMAAELLPLIDDPEGIHEALFANLTPSKLGFLATALSALRIESEGTLAVVTLQKEIFHRYKAEANDSGDVIDMALNVNSVKIALLLREESQGVWKVSLRSKRGYSVLEAAQSLGGGGHRNAAGATVSGTLGLDPQNIELKIRPVLLNEIRRQMSQ; encoded by the coding sequence ATGACGACCGGTGACCGAAATTCGAGTCAGATCCCCCAACTTCTTCGATTGGCCGGTTCCGTATGGCTTACCACCCACCCGCAGGCCGACGGTGACGGACTGGCCTGCGAAGCAGCCATGTACTTAGCCCTAAAGAGTATGGGTAAGTCGGTGAAAATAATGAACTTTGAGGAGCCTGGTGACAAATACCGATTCTTGTTTCATCCAGCTCCCCTTTTTACTGACTCGAGTCCGATTCGAGTTCAGGTTTTTGACGCCGATCTCGAACCGGCACCGCCCGATATAATTGTCTTGTTCGACACCAACGATTTTCGCTTGATTGAACCCATCATCACTTGGCGGAGCGCGCTGAGCGAGAGCGGTCATGAAGTCCCGATCATCATTATTGATCATCATCAAGGCGAGGCGCCGCCAGACGCCTATCTTTGGGCAGATAAAAACGCAGCATCATCCGGTGAGGTTCTGTACAAATTATTTCAGGCCTTGGGTGTGAAGATCGACCCCCGGATCGCCGGTGCACTTTACGCAAGCCTCGTGTTTGATACTCAAAATTTTCGCTTTATTCGGTCCAGCGCTAGCAGCCATGAAATGGCTGCTGAACTTTTGCCTCTTATTGACGATCCGGAAGGAATTCATGAGGCACTCTTCGCTAACCTTACACCGAGTAAGCTCGGTTTTCTTGCCACCGCATTGAGCGCGCTTAGAATTGAGTCGGAAGGAACCCTTGCGGTAGTCACATTGCAGAAAGAAATCTTTCATCGCTATAAAGCTGAAGCCAACGACTCGGGAGATGTCATAGACATGGCACTGAATGTGAATTCTGTTAAAATCGCGCTTCTACTTCGCGAAGAATCACAAGGCGTCTGGAAGGTATCGCTTCGGTCGAAGCGAGGCTACAGTGTTTTGGAGGCAGCCCAATCCCTTGGCGGTGGTGGCCATCGGAACGCTGCGGGAGCTACCGTAAGCGGCACGCTCGGTCTTGATCCGCAAAACATAGAGCTGAAGATTCGGCCGGTTTTGTTAAATGAGATCAGACGACAGATGTCACAATGA
- the mutM gene encoding bifunctional DNA-formamidopyrimidine glycosylase/DNA-(apurinic or apyrimidinic site) lyase, which yields MPELPEVESVRTQLSKKITPRLKVREVLFFRKDLRFPISVKVKSTMNSRERLGPLLGIERRAKYLLFKFQSGYFLSHLGMTGSWREVAPDEPRGLHDHILIHFENETAWMYNDPRRFGYVDWVEDLTEHPLLKHLAPEPLNPEFSKSYLVDTCRRKKVSIKSLIMDQRRVVGVGNIYASEALFRAGIRPTRMAGRIRPNELERLVQSIKQVLSEAIEHGGSTVKDFKGADGYAGRFQSRLFVYDRAGGNCRKCESKIVSKQLGGRSTYWCPVCQPSTGLTSNRDSEK from the coding sequence ATGCCAGAACTTCCTGAAGTAGAAAGCGTTCGCACACAGTTGTCGAAGAAAATCACTCCACGGTTAAAAGTGCGAGAAGTGCTTTTCTTTCGCAAAGATTTGCGTTTCCCGATTTCAGTAAAAGTTAAGTCGACCATGAACTCCAGAGAAAGGTTAGGCCCACTTCTTGGAATTGAACGTCGGGCCAAGTATCTGCTTTTTAAATTTCAGTCGGGCTACTTTCTTTCGCATCTTGGTATGACTGGCTCTTGGCGAGAGGTCGCACCCGACGAGCCAAGGGGTTTGCACGATCACATTTTAATTCATTTCGAAAATGAAACAGCTTGGATGTACAACGATCCTCGTCGTTTCGGGTACGTCGATTGGGTCGAGGATCTCACTGAGCATCCCTTATTGAAGCACCTCGCACCAGAGCCGTTAAATCCTGAGTTTTCGAAATCGTATCTGGTCGATACATGTCGCCGGAAAAAAGTGAGCATTAAAAGTTTGATTATGGATCAACGACGGGTTGTGGGGGTCGGCAACATATATGCGAGCGAGGCGCTGTTTCGCGCGGGTATAAGGCCTACCCGAATGGCGGGGCGTATTAGACCGAACGAGCTCGAACGTCTTGTCCAATCCATCAAGCAGGTGTTAAGCGAGGCGATCGAGCATGGTGGATCCACAGTCAAAGATTTCAAGGGGGCTGATGGCTATGCCGGCCGCTTTCAAAGCCGGCTCTTCGTCTATGATCGTGCGGGTGGAAACTGTCGTAAATGCGAGTCCAAGATCGTCTCAAAACAGCTCGGCGGACGGTCAACTTACTGGTGTCCAGTTTGTCAGCCTTCCACTGGTCTGACATCGAATCGCGATTCGGAAAAATAG
- a CDS encoding alpha/beta fold hydrolase, which yields MNLKSKRRSFNLLISAILYGTVCLVLSGCTGLFFFPSQQDFPYLADEKVVHERLQLTSADGTRLAAMRLPPPAKPIGVALQFHGNAQNMTSHYRFLSWLPEMGWEVLTFDYRGYGKSDGKIGRYRSDLEGFVDDGVTALKWANDRALELGVPLVIFGQSLGGNLALRALTANKTSAGQLRLLVIDSSFYSFTSIAREKLAEMWLTWPFQWVSYVLVSDHLSAGPKLETFDPKSLPAAVFLHSETDPVVSNHQGVLLHNSYPGEKVRWTVSDPGHMNAMSDLNLRKKLIERLRTLHLHAN from the coding sequence ATGAATTTGAAATCAAAGCGTCGGTCCTTCAACTTGCTAATTTCGGCTATCCTTTATGGGACCGTTTGTCTTGTACTAAGTGGGTGCACCGGTCTTTTCTTTTTTCCCAGCCAGCAAGACTTCCCCTACCTCGCAGACGAGAAGGTCGTCCACGAACGACTTCAGTTGACGTCTGCCGACGGAACACGGCTTGCGGCTATGCGCCTTCCTCCGCCAGCGAAGCCGATTGGGGTTGCACTTCAGTTCCACGGGAACGCGCAGAATATGACCAGCCATTATCGGTTTCTCTCGTGGCTGCCAGAAATGGGTTGGGAAGTGCTGACTTTTGATTACCGGGGTTACGGCAAATCAGACGGAAAAATCGGTCGCTACCGCAGTGATTTGGAAGGTTTTGTTGATGATGGGGTGACAGCCCTAAAGTGGGCCAACGATCGCGCCTTGGAGCTTGGAGTGCCGCTTGTTATCTTTGGCCAAAGCCTTGGAGGCAATCTAGCGCTTCGCGCGCTAACAGCAAATAAGACAAGCGCAGGTCAACTTCGTTTGTTGGTCATAGATTCAAGCTTTTATAGCTTTACCTCTATCGCACGCGAGAAACTTGCGGAAATGTGGCTCACTTGGCCATTTCAGTGGGTTAGCTACGTTTTGGTGTCTGACCACTTAAGCGCAGGACCTAAACTCGAGACCTTTGATCCCAAAAGTTTACCGGCAGCGGTATTTTTGCACTCTGAGACCGACCCCGTTGTTTCTAATCACCAAGGAGTTTTGCTCCATAACTCCTATCCTGGCGAAAAAGTCCGCTGGACCGTTTCTGATCCTGGCCATATGAATGCAATGTCGGATTTAAACTTGCGGAAAAAATTGATCGAACGCCTGAGGACTCTTCATCTTCACGCGAACTGA
- the greA gene encoding transcription elongation factor GreA, protein MASNTADGSGQNTTLKTDRLPITIKGKAKLEEELKRLMHVERPAVVRAIEEARAHGDISENAEYDAAKERQSLIEGRIGEIQGHLAGAEVVDTSKLSGDRVVFGAHVQLIDTETNEKSEYQIVGVDEADVKEGRVSILSPIARALIGKRVGDVVTVRSPKTDKEYEITNLFFR, encoded by the coding sequence ATGGCATCAAACACAGCCGATGGTTCGGGACAAAACACGACCCTCAAAACAGATCGACTTCCAATCACGATCAAAGGCAAAGCTAAGCTTGAAGAAGAGCTAAAGCGTTTGATGCACGTTGAGCGACCCGCTGTGGTTCGCGCCATCGAAGAGGCTCGCGCACATGGCGATATCAGTGAGAATGCAGAGTATGACGCGGCTAAAGAACGTCAGTCATTGATTGAAGGTCGAATCGGCGAGATTCAAGGCCATTTGGCGGGCGCAGAAGTTGTGGACACCTCCAAGCTTTCAGGTGATCGCGTGGTTTTTGGAGCCCATGTTCAGCTTATCGACACTGAAACAAATGAAAAATCCGAGTATCAAATTGTTGGCGTCGATGAAGCTGACGTGAAAGAAGGTCGGGTTTCAATTTTGTCGCCTATTGCACGCGCGTTGATCGGTAAACGCGTCGGCGATGTAGTGACTGTTCGTAGTCCGAAGACCGATAAAGAATACGAAATTACCAACCTCTTCTTCCGCTAG
- a CDS encoding DUF2817 domain-containing protein — MSNRQTSQSLLVLDPRFERELEKKLPEMVTLRRLARALEGKARINVEATVERNGRSFPLISVVMGSEDPEAPSFGIFGGVHGLERIGSDVVISWIQTLAETMDWDEFVQDRLKKSRLVFMPIVNPVGIFETRRSNGNGIDLMRNSPVRADQDPAFLLGGHSYSPRLPWYSPDVRGPQDMEIESRALCALVEREMFKSKCAVSVDVHSGFGSVDRLWFPWAKSKQPPPHLEEITALKQLFDRSHPHHFYQIEPQSKSYTTHGDLWDWLYERHTNETSGNSFYLPYTLELGSWLWLKKNPRQLFSSLGAFNPVQPHRIKRILRRHLTLFDFLHRAVISSNAWLGGDEATRSRLRRRAMDLWYSDVG; from the coding sequence GTGTCCAACCGTCAAACGTCCCAATCACTTCTCGTGCTCGATCCCCGGTTCGAACGAGAGTTAGAAAAAAAACTTCCTGAAATGGTGACCCTTCGTCGCTTGGCGCGCGCGCTAGAAGGGAAGGCGCGTATCAATGTTGAGGCGACTGTAGAACGAAACGGACGCTCGTTCCCACTGATTTCAGTGGTCATGGGAAGCGAAGATCCAGAGGCGCCAAGTTTCGGAATCTTCGGAGGCGTGCACGGGTTGGAGCGAATTGGTTCAGATGTCGTAATCTCATGGATTCAGACGTTGGCCGAGACTATGGATTGGGACGAGTTCGTTCAAGACCGCTTAAAAAAATCTCGGCTGGTTTTTATGCCGATCGTCAATCCTGTAGGGATTTTCGAAACTCGCCGGTCCAACGGAAATGGAATCGACTTAATGAGAAACTCTCCAGTGCGGGCAGACCAGGACCCCGCGTTTCTTCTTGGTGGGCACTCATATAGCCCGCGTTTGCCCTGGTACTCGCCGGACGTTCGTGGCCCGCAGGACATGGAAATAGAATCTCGTGCGCTCTGTGCGCTTGTCGAACGCGAAATGTTTAAATCGAAATGTGCTGTCTCGGTTGATGTGCATTCGGGATTTGGTTCAGTCGATCGACTTTGGTTCCCGTGGGCGAAATCAAAGCAGCCGCCGCCGCATCTAGAAGAAATCACGGCGCTGAAACAGCTCTTTGATCGCAGCCATCCGCATCACTTTTATCAGATCGAGCCTCAGTCTAAAAGCTACACCACTCACGGAGATTTGTGGGATTGGCTTTACGAACGTCACACGAATGAGACTAGCGGAAACTCGTTCTACTTGCCCTATACTTTGGAGCTTGGCAGTTGGCTTTGGCTCAAAAAAAATCCGCGCCAGCTTTTTTCATCCTTAGGTGCATTCAATCCGGTGCAACCTCACCGAATTAAGCGGATTCTACGTCGCCATTTAACGCTTTTTGATTTTCTTCACCGTGCGGTAATCTCATCAAATGCCTGGTTGGGAGGCGATGAAGCGACGCGCAGCCGTTTGCGTCGACGTGCAATGGATTTGTGGTATAGCGACGTCGGATGA
- a CDS encoding (2Fe-2S)-binding protein has product MNNKPLKNKSHDPGTEIVCLCNEITRSEIESAIKQGCDTLNKIFDETTAGVGPCGGSCRKFLGPMLDNYLQTGEFPKGSVRPQKIKKPRNR; this is encoded by the coding sequence ATGAACAATAAACCATTGAAAAATAAATCTCATGATCCCGGCACTGAGATCGTCTGTCTTTGCAATGAAATCACTCGTTCCGAAATTGAATCCGCAATAAAACAGGGCTGCGATACATTGAATAAAATTTTTGACGAAACCACGGCGGGCGTCGGGCCGTGTGGCGGCAGTTGTCGAAAGTTTTTAGGTCCAATGTTAGACAACTATCTACAGACCGGAGAATTCCCAAAAGGCTCTGTGCGGCCGCAAAAAATCAAGAAGCCGCGCAATCGATAA
- the sohB gene encoding protease SohB, with protein MNNLINAISADLQVTFLDILVHKVSPELLLFIGQALVLLIALVGAVAAIAIILTNLGLRPKSQAHLEAKSLNDEWIDRKRSLESLFVSKKEWKAKMKADRETEKERVADGNAKKRLWVLDFHGDSEASRSECLRNEITAILDVVKSQTVIGHDEVLLRLESPGGTVTGYGLAASQLARLRKNGIPLTIAIDEIAASGGYMMAVVANKITASPFAVIGSIGVIGQVPNFHRLLKKYDVDYLEVTAGEHKRPVSIFGQVTDEGVKKFRSQIEDVHALFRQHVHEYRPSLDLEKTANGDVWHGLDALKLGLVDEISTSDEIIDHARLIENRDVFHLAWKPSRSWRSRFEESASVIVQNAIRRSFADLRAKI; from the coding sequence ATGAACAATCTCATCAATGCAATCAGTGCTGATTTACAGGTAACCTTTCTCGATATTCTGGTCCACAAAGTGTCGCCCGAGCTTTTGCTTTTCATCGGTCAAGCGCTGGTTCTACTGATTGCCTTAGTGGGCGCAGTCGCTGCGATCGCGATCATTCTTACAAATCTGGGGCTTCGACCTAAGAGCCAAGCGCATCTCGAGGCGAAGTCTCTCAATGATGAGTGGATCGATCGCAAACGGTCTCTCGAATCGCTCTTCGTTTCTAAAAAGGAATGGAAAGCAAAAATGAAAGCTGACCGAGAGACCGAAAAAGAGCGAGTTGCCGACGGGAATGCAAAAAAAAGGCTTTGGGTTCTTGATTTCCATGGCGATTCAGAAGCCAGCCGATCCGAATGCCTCCGAAATGAAATAACGGCCATTTTAGATGTTGTAAAATCACAAACAGTGATTGGGCACGACGAAGTGCTACTTCGGCTCGAAAGCCCGGGAGGCACCGTTACTGGATATGGTCTTGCGGCAAGCCAGCTCGCGCGCCTACGGAAAAATGGCATCCCCTTAACGATTGCGATCGACGAAATCGCGGCAAGTGGCGGATACATGATGGCTGTTGTGGCCAACAAAATTACCGCAAGTCCGTTTGCAGTGATCGGGTCAATCGGTGTCATAGGCCAGGTTCCCAACTTCCACCGACTCTTAAAAAAATATGATGTCGATTACTTGGAGGTCACTGCAGGGGAACACAAACGCCCGGTCAGCATCTTCGGCCAAGTGACCGACGAAGGGGTTAAAAAGTTTCGCTCGCAGATTGAAGATGTCCACGCGCTGTTTCGCCAGCATGTTCACGAGTATCGCCCGAGTTTAGATTTAGAAAAAACAGCCAACGGTGACGTCTGGCATGGTCTCGATGCTCTGAAATTGGGATTGGTCGATGAAATCTCCACGAGCGATGAAATTATCGACCACGCTCGCCTCATCGAAAATCGGGATGTCTTTCATTTAGCGTGGAAACCCTCAAGGAGCTGGCGCTCCCGCTTCGAAGAGAGTGCGTCGGTGATCGTCCAAAATGCGATTCGCCGGTCCTTTGCCGATCTCAGAGCGAAGATTTAG
- a CDS encoding ChaN family lipoprotein, translated as MATFKRAQLPKFIDCLGCKLTLSALLAAIMGVACSPNGTAASQAPAKKDDGVVQTGQLPRTGLLDGANLKATTIESVVGKVNAGGVLVLGELHGNATHYFRQKGALSALAATGRCTVSVGLEFLSWVHQASVDDFFDGKLAEADFLKAAEWGGNPFSDYRDQALFSRQTGGRLIGLNAPRTLTGAISKRGVEGLTAEEVALMPPEFSLGSKGYRERFDSIMGGHIPAQALDRYFAAQSTWDETMAWQVAKFLGANPTHCVAVIVGDFHVNFGGGLPDRLRARGIGNVVTISQVDTFSLTEPELTAELGPDSRYGDRADGIWLSSTDPGPSPTVEAEAVKSLQGFRFEPLEAKGL; from the coding sequence ATGGCCACGTTCAAACGGGCTCAATTACCTAAATTTATCGATTGTCTTGGTTGTAAGTTAACGTTGTCAGCACTCCTCGCGGCCATCATGGGTGTTGCGTGTTCGCCGAACGGTACTGCTGCTTCCCAGGCACCAGCGAAAAAAGATGACGGCGTGGTTCAAACGGGTCAGTTGCCTCGCACTGGACTACTCGACGGGGCAAATTTGAAAGCGACAACGATAGAGTCGGTTGTCGGCAAAGTGAATGCCGGCGGAGTTTTGGTTCTTGGGGAATTGCACGGCAATGCAACTCATTATTTTCGTCAGAAAGGGGCATTGTCAGCGCTGGCCGCGACAGGCCGGTGCACGGTCAGTGTGGGGCTTGAGTTCCTATCATGGGTTCATCAAGCTTCCGTGGATGATTTTTTTGATGGAAAGTTGGCAGAAGCCGACTTTTTGAAAGCGGCAGAGTGGGGCGGAAACCCGTTCTCTGATTACCGCGACCAAGCCCTTTTCTCTAGGCAAACGGGCGGAAGATTGATTGGTCTCAATGCCCCGAGAACGTTGACAGGTGCGATTTCCAAACGAGGAGTTGAGGGGCTTACGGCGGAAGAGGTAGCGTTGATGCCGCCTGAATTTAGTTTGGGTAGCAAGGGCTACCGAGAGCGCTTTGATTCCATCATGGGCGGACATATTCCGGCTCAAGCACTTGACCGGTACTTTGCCGCTCAAAGCACATGGGACGAAACTATGGCTTGGCAGGTGGCTAAGTTTTTAGGCGCAAACCCAACTCACTGCGTGGCTGTTATAGTCGGAGATTTTCACGTGAATTTTGGCGGTGGTTTACCTGATCGCCTTCGCGCCCGCGGGATCGGCAACGTAGTGACCATTTCGCAAGTCGACACCTTCTCTCTGACTGAGCCCGAACTGACAGCGGAGCTTGGTCCGGATTCGAGGTATGGTGATCGCGCCGATGGAATATGGCTTTCGAGCACTGACCCCGGCCCCTCTCCCACAGTTGAAGCTGAAGCAGTGAAAAGTTTGCAGGGTTTCCGCTTCGAACCGCTTGAGGCCAAAGGGCTCTAA
- a CDS encoding DUF3307 domain-containing protein: MDLATIKLAAATNPIEAGRIILVLVVVFQVKHFVADFPLQNRYMLQKTRSDWSFIPPLALHCAIHAMITLAIVSFIDVKLWWLALVDFFVHFTMDRIKAGPRYLGRFRDTSSIGFWMSFGVDQMVHHFTHYWITWTLFVSILQP, translated from the coding sequence GTGGATTTAGCGACAATAAAGTTGGCGGCAGCAACAAACCCGATTGAGGCGGGCCGCATTATATTGGTTCTGGTTGTCGTCTTCCAGGTCAAACATTTCGTCGCGGATTTTCCGCTTCAGAACCGCTACATGTTGCAAAAAACCAGATCGGACTGGAGCTTTATCCCACCGCTGGCTTTGCATTGCGCAATTCACGCGATGATTACGCTGGCCATTGTTAGCTTTATTGATGTGAAACTTTGGTGGCTCGCACTGGTGGACTTTTTCGTGCATTTTACAATGGATCGAATCAAGGCCGGGCCTCGGTATCTGGGACGCTTTCGTGACACTTCAAGTATCGGCTTTTGGATGTCCTTCGGGGTGGATCAGATGGTTCATCATTTTACCCACTATTGGATTACGTGGACGCTGTTCGTTTCCATTCTGCAGCCTTGA
- a CDS encoding alpha/beta hydrolase has translation MNDEMDNQSKKQEIHQLFLIRGLARESRHWGDFVADLETAYSATGRKVRVETIDLPGCGRHSEMRSCTTVRETADFAREKMKEILAKEAQAGTEPAAHRRLVSISLGGMVGVSWMARYPHDFHSAVLINSSFRGLSKFTQRLRWDSWWRIPLIVGERSIVEREKKILDWVSNRTDRRQEVLDSWVQIQLTRPVSPLNLALQLTAASVFKAPVTSDENAVLPKLLLLCSRQDRMVHPDCSQAIADLYKAPVIFHPTAGHDLPLDAGPWVATMISEW, from the coding sequence ATGAACGATGAGATGGACAATCAGTCGAAAAAACAAGAAATCCACCAGCTTTTTTTGATTCGCGGACTTGCCCGTGAAAGTCGTCACTGGGGTGATTTTGTCGCCGATCTTGAAACGGCTTATAGCGCCACGGGTCGTAAAGTTCGAGTAGAAACAATCGATCTGCCGGGTTGCGGTCGTCATTCGGAAATGCGTTCTTGCACGACTGTCCGGGAGACTGCTGATTTTGCACGGGAAAAAATGAAGGAGATATTGGCCAAGGAGGCACAGGCAGGTACAGAACCGGCCGCGCACCGGCGATTGGTTTCTATCAGTCTTGGAGGTATGGTTGGCGTTTCTTGGATGGCGCGATATCCACACGACTTTCACTCTGCTGTACTCATCAACTCGTCGTTCCGAGGACTTTCTAAGTTTACTCAGCGACTTCGATGGGATTCGTGGTGGAGGATTCCGCTGATAGTCGGAGAGCGAAGTATCGTTGAGCGAGAAAAGAAAATTCTAGATTGGGTTTCCAATCGTACAGATCGCAGGCAGGAAGTACTCGATAGTTGGGTCCAAATTCAGTTGACGAGACCTGTTTCGCCGCTAAATTTGGCCTTGCAGCTGACGGCGGCTTCGGTGTTTAAGGCACCCGTTACCTCTGACGAGAACGCAGTCTTGCCTAAGCTTTTGTTGCTTTGCAGTCGCCAGGACCGGATGGTCCATCCCGATTGTTCTCAGGCAATTGCCGACCTTTACAAGGCGCCGGTCATTTTTCACCCGACCGCTGGCCATGATTTGCCGCTGGACGCAGGACCGTGGGTTGCGACCATGATCTCCGAGTGGTAA